The genomic window GAATGATGGCAGACATTGGGGGCCTAGTTCAGAGTAGACCTGGCAGAGGTTGCAAGCAGGGTCCAGAAGCAGCCTAAGGGGCCAGGAATTTGCCTGGCGTATTCATTTCGGGCCCCAGTCAGCCACACCTCCCTGGGAATAGAAGCTCCAAGGGACTCACCCCTCACGGAGGCTTCTAGGCCTTTGACGTGGCTGTCTCTGGTTGGTACTAAGCTGTGAAAAGGGTTCCCAGACTCCATGAGCTTTAGATTCCTTCCCCAGCATGCCCCGTGCAGGTGGGGCCCCAGGGCTTGGGCTTGAGTTCTGAACTAGAGTCGGGATCCCTATGCCGGGATGCTGGCATCCCCTGACCGAAATCAGGCCAACAAAGGCCAGCTCTGAGACTCTACAAGTTACTGACAGAGACACAGGACTTAGTacctgccccccagccctgcctcccagccagCACACTCAGGCTTGCGCCCATCTCTTCAGCTTCCAAACCCCCCATGCCAGGAGGCCTCTCCAGGCCCCTTGCTGCTCCTCCCAACACAGCCACCTCCTCCAGCCCTGTGCACATTATTCTTCATAGTTGGTATGTCCAaaccttcttccccaccccaccactcccCTCACCAAACTCTCCATCCTGCGAGGTCCAACCTCCAAGTGCCATCCTGGTCCCACCAGCTGGACTTGCTCCTATCCCCTCTATCAAACTGAGCCCCTTAGCCCGACTCCCAGTCCTCCACCAGCCTTGGCATACAGCATCGTCTCTAGAGTAGGCTCTTTAGTTTTCCCCAAACAGGCAGGCTATTTCCCTGccagccttcccctcccctccacgcAACCTCGTCTGACTGCCTCAGCACTGCTGGTAGCACAAGTCACCAGTTCCTAGTAAGTCTTGTCACCTTTGTTTATGTCCTGATAGCCTGTTCTAGGGCAGGGCCCACAAGAAATGCTAATGCGGAGACAGGCACTCCTAATGCCTGACTCCATGAATTCTCCCTTTTACCCGTCCATCTCTGCCCCCCTTCTGAGCTCAGGAGTGGACTTAAGCCAGCCCTTCTGGAGAGCAGTTAACTTGCCTTTCTGGGCTCCCATTTGGCTCCCATCTCCATCCCTGCCCGGGTTGAAGGCAGGCAGGGACTGCAGCAGTTCACAGACACCAAGCAGGCTGAATGTCAAGTGCACTTTACTGGGCCCCTGGGCCTTCAAATGCTATCCTCCCCAAGCCTGGTCACCCCGTCTCCACACCTCCAGCTGCACAGGAAGCAGGCTAGGGGGAGGGAGGACATGTGAAACGGCTTGTTCTCTTGCTCCAAAGGGTCTTAGGTGATGCTCAGCTACAGctgcttgcccctcccctgcagcccccaTCCTGCCCCCAGCAGAGAGACCCTCCTTGGGCAGGGAAGTGGGGGTGTCTGGGCCTTCAGCACAGGAAACTGGCTTCACACCAGCAGCTGTTCTTGCTTAAaatgaggcggggggggggggggggcggggggagggaggggagggggcgtgtCCAGAACTCCACCAGAGGCAGTGGTGAGGCAGAAGGCCAGCAGTCTGCTCTTGTTGAGGAGAGGGCTGGACAGAACGTGGGAGCCAGGCTGGCCCTTTCCCTCAGGCCCAGGCTGTTGAAGTAGTGAGGTTCAGCCCACTAAGGCTGGAGACAAGCACTGGATGGCCAGGTGGGGcagtcccccttccccccagccacGGGTCACCAGTCCCGCTCGGCTGGCTCTCGGTAGGGTAGGCCTAAGAGCCTGAAGACATCCTTCTCAGTGGGAGTGGGCAGCACTCGGCCAGGCCCCACCTTTCGGCCTCGGCTGTCCCGGACCACAGCGGTGCTGAGGGCATGCTCCGACAAGCTCATGCTCTTGGTCTTGGCCAGAGCCCGCATGGAGCGGTTGAAGTGGGCAGAGCCAGTGAAGTAGAGCAGGGCGCAGGCAAACTCGCTGTAGGGCACAACGATGATGTCCAGTCGTCGGTGCCGCCGCCCCGGCCCTGGGAGCTGGCACACACCCAAGTACTTCTGCTGCTGGCCGTTCTCCTCCTGGCTCACCAGGTCATCCGTCAGGAACCCTGGCGCAACATGGGAAGGctgctgggagggcagggagccaggctTGGGCTGCCCCGTCCTCCCAGGTCTCTCCTGTTCATCCCTGGGTCCTCCATTCCCTGCTCGTGAATTTCTTTGCTGGGCAACCTTGTCCTCTCTGCGCCTGCCTCCTTAAAACACACATGGCCATTCCTCCCCATGTCCCCTGCAGTGTCACAGAAAGGTGAGATCAAGCAATTAACCTGCGGGCAGTATTGAGCACCTATTACTAAGTGGAGGGGTGGTGGACTGTTTCATCTCTGCCCTGAACTGGCTCTGGCCACAAGAGAGAGGTGGCACTCTCACGAAGCCACCTTCCCCTGCTTCCTGCCAAGAGCTTGCAACTCTGAGGCCCTCCCTCCTGGGGGTCGGCTAGCCTCGCCCTGCCTGGAGCCAACCTGCTCACCCAGAGATGGAGCTTATACCTTGCTGCCGAAGGCTGTCAAGGAGGCGATTGAAGACGCCCTGGTGAGACCGGCCATCCGGGTGAGTGAGCAGCACATCCACATCACCACAAGTTGCCTTCCCGCGTCGGTAAGAACCACATGCCACACACAGCAGCCCAGGGGTGAAGGCCTGAGCTGATTCCCGGACCTGAGAaagagcagaggggcaggggggagggcctGTGGGCCTCAAGCCCTGCAAGGAGTTCGTCCCCCTTGACAGCACAAGAGCCTTCCCCGACCCAGGAGCCCACACTTCCGGCTTATGCCCCGAACCAATCCCTGGTCGCATCACACAAGCCTGAGGGAAAGACTAAAGGAGGAGATGTCAGAGATCTACCCTGGGGAATGGCAGTTCTCCAGCTTCCCTaggacagaagagaaaacctCGTGCTCATACCACCAGAGGCGGCCTGAAGAGGGATCTAAGAGGTGTATGCTCTGATTCCGAGGAAAGACACTGATCTTTCCTCCTGGAGCTCTTTAAAAGCGGAGAGACACCCCTTCTCTTGGCCTCAGCCCCAAACCCTATGCCTGGGTATGTCTGCTTAGGACAAAGGGCCAGGTGCCTGGAAGCCCTCCAAGGCCTGGTATGGATTTGGAGCCTAGagcagagtgtgagttggggctTGAGGCTTCATCAGGTGGCTAGCGGGGTGCCTCAGGCTGAGGCCTGGGGGGAAATGGAGCCTAGAAATGCAACCGCACCtatagtaaagaaaaagaaagaaagcaaagagggaGGCAATTCTGAGCCAATACTCACACCCTTACTTGGAGGAATGGGCTCGGTGCAGAGGGCATCAAGACAGGGGCTGTCAGCTGAAGGATCAACCCTCACTGAGAGGAATAAGCTCATTAGCCTCCACCCCAGAGACACTGAAGCCTTTCATATGCAGATGACCTCCACGCCTCTACCCCAGGACACTGAGATTTCTGGGGCCCTGGATACTCCAGCCAGGACACCTCAATTCTCCTGACAGGCATGGCTCTGCTAATCCTCTCAGTCCCTTCTTGAGCCTCCCAAGAGGATGGGAGGAGACCTAGGATGAGTAATCCCATCAAAAACTCCTAAAGCTGGAGCCCTTAAGTGGGGGGAGCAGGCCAGGTGGGAAGCCACTGCTGTTCGAATGGGTTGGGGGCTGGAAACTCACTGGGACATTCTCTGTGCCTGGACACCGTGGCTGAGTGACGGCGTCATTACTAGCACCAATGTCTGGTGATGGGTGGACAAAAGGGCCTGTCCATCTATCTTGCGCCAGTCTCATAGTCCCGTGGCCTAGTGGCCTGGAGTGGAGCTGGAGGCTAATTTTAACTAAAGTGGGCCAGGGTCTCCACAGAGTCCTACCTGATCAGAATCTGACTCCAAAGTAGCAAACCTTGCCCACAGCAACCACCCCATAATCCTGAAGCTGACTgaacaaatgatatatctaatccTAAATACACCCTAGTCTCTCTCTAATCTAGGTTTTATATGAATTTACTCTCTAATCCAACGCTAAACCAAACCCTAATGTTGGCCAAATCTTATTTCTAGGACAATGACAAATCTTAACTAAAAGCATCCAATGTTAAGAAAACCCTACTCTTAATTCGGGCCTAACCTTAACTCAACCTAGCTTTTCTCTAACCCCAAACCTAACTGTACTGGCACTGTGCTTCTACACCAACTTTAACCCACACCCTGAACCAGTCTCaggttggtggggggggtgggtgggggagcctTCAGAAGGCCCTTACCTctggaaagagataaaaaaaaaaaccaactttgtACATCTGTACAAATTTTGGAGAGAAAAGAGTCTATAGTTTTCATCGGGTTCTCAGAAAAGTTTGTAAATCAAAAAACATTAAGTACCTCTGCCCTGACCCAGACCTGGCCCAGTTCAAACCCCAATATCCTCAAGTAGTTCTGACCATATTCCACCTCTAATCCAGCCCAAACGTTAACCCAGTCCTAACATCATTCTAGCATCTCTGCCCATGTTCACTCTACCCTAATCCAGAGACCTGGTGTTGCAGCCCTTCCCTACCaaagccaccctcccctccagcttCAGTCTCAACTTGCTCTTTCCTCACGGGTCCCAACCTCTGCTGTTCCACAGCTTCTTCTGACTTCCCGGCTGAGGGATCAGGTGTTCCTGACTTTCAGCCAGGCCATGAGCTTAGAGCAAGGCTCCTCTGCTCTGGGGCACCTGCTTACTGTCTGTTCAATCTCTGCAGCCTCCTCCCTGGGTATGCGTTCCAGAAAGTCATCATAATGCTTCAGGCCAATGGTCTGCTGGGTAGTCAGGGAGGCCTGGCTGCGGATGTCTTCTAGGGTCCGGAAACCCTGGAAAAAAGAAGCCAGATGAGGAGGCTGTGAGCAGCCAGGACCAATGGAGAGGCAGTGAGTGAGCACATACACAAGGCTACCATCACCCCCAAACTCCAAGGAAGGTTTGGGGTAGGACCAACCCCAGGAGTGGTTGGGTCTCTAATCAGTGGGACTCAAGAAAGGTAGGGAGCACAGGAGACACACCCCAATCCAGCCCTGCCACAACCCTAAAATAATGGTTCATGAATCTATCAGTCTGGGGGATTCCGGGCATGGCCAGATTGGGGAACCATTGATCTGGATACTCAGCCCTGAGTCCTGGTCTTCTCAGGAAGGCCCTTGCTGgtctgggagacagagaaacatacTTCTTATCTCTGCCTACACAACAGATTAATGCCTCAAGGCTACCAAGCAACAGggcagttctggaagccaggagACCTAATCCCCTTGAAAAGTGGTCTCACTATAGTCTGGGTTCATTCCCATCAGAGTACAGGGTATGAGAACTGTGGGGCAGGACCTCTGAGAAAGAGCAAAACTGAAGTAGGTGCAGGGACAGGTACCTGCTGGTACCACATCTGGGCAGTCTTAGCTCCAGCTCCCCAGATGTTGGAGAAGAGCTCCAAGACAGGCACGCTCTCACTGATATGGTCCAGCTTCCGCAGATGCCCGCTTTCCAGGATCTCTACGATTTTCTCGGCCATCCGCTTTCCAATCCCGGGGATACTGAAGGcttcctggggaggaggaggcagaggtagaaaagaagaatgagaagatGGCAGGTGCGGAGCCAGTGGTAGGCTAGCAGACTCCTTCAGCAGGTATCTGAGTGAAGGCCAACCTGGCTAGTTGGCAACTGATGGCTGTGTAAAGCCTGGGCACAACTGAAGATGAGAAGTTAGGATAGAATGGGCTGGGAAACTTGTCTTTTGGTTCTCAGAGGGATGGAGGCGAGCACAGGAAGTAGAGAAAAGGCAGTAGTGACGATCCTAGTCACCACTGCCCTCGCAACAGTGAGGGCAGACATTTACTGAGGTCTGACTGCGTATCGGGCCTTACTGCACGACAGCGAGCATCTCATTTGGTCCTCATGGGAACACCTGAGTTTCTCACTCTTCTTACTTAGTTCCTTTTCCTTGCTCTAAgggtttaagtaacttgcctggaATCACACAGCGAATGATGGGAACCAGAATTCAAACTCTGGTCTGTTGGCCTCCGGagtctaaactttttaaaaactatttactatggaaaaaattccaaaatagaaCAGTACAATGAGCCCCCAAGTACCTGTCAGCAACTTCTGTAATTATCAAGATTTTGTCAATCTGCTTTCATCCATATTGCCATTTTCTTTTGTGGAAGTCTCAGACATCATAAAATCTTAAGCATTCCACCCAATCCCCCTTGTGACTGGTGCCACCACCAACCTCTGGCCGGTAAACAGAAGGCCCCCCATCTCCCCGCATACCCTGCACTGGCCCCCGGGTACCTGGTAGGAGGTGACAGGCTTGTGGAAGCTCTTGAGGGCATTGATGGCCTTGGCATAGCCCAGGGCCCTCCACTTGTCTCCCTGAACATTGTAGGCTTTGGCCAGCACTTCCAGCTTCTCTGTGATGTGGGGGTTGTGGTTAGTTGTCTTCTGGCTCGAAGGCTGTGCACAGACCCACTTATCCAGGCCCTCAGGGGCTGGGCTTGGTTCATCATCTCCCTCAAGGGGTGTGGGGTAGTGGCCACTGATAAGGGCTTCCAGATCAGCTGCGCTAACCTGGTTCTCTTCCCCATCACTGGTTTCATCATCAGAGCCAGGCTTGAAGGGGAAAGAGATGAGACAATAAGTTCACGCCCCCCAAAGAACTCCTCAAAGGTGGGGGCTGAGCCTCCTAGTCAGACCCAGGGATGAGTCAGACCTGCACCTCCTTAAGTGTGGGGCCATGTTCCACCTGGCTTCCCCCAGTGCCCAGTCCTAGAATTCCCAGTGGTATGTGGTAGATGTGGCCTGGCCAAATGCAGATATGGTGGATGTTGGGAAGAGCCAAATGGCCTCATAAGAAAGAGGTCCTTCCTCTTTCAGGGGTCTAGGACTTTCTGAACCACCACCAGGCCCTGCCTGTTTCTGTGACCTAGTTCCCAGGGGAAGGGAGCTGTGAGGGCTGGGAGGCTCCTGACCTGGGCTTGGGTGCTCAGGGCCTCTTCTGCCCTCTGGGGAGGAGACACAGGCCtcgtgggaggagagggaggagagagggctgtCCTGAGCAGAGCCTCATGGGCTCCAGGAGGAGCAGAAAAGTCTTGGTCTGCCTTGCTGACGTGTGGTTGGTCCGGGTACCTGCAGGGATGGTGATGGCAAGTTAAGATCCCAAAGGTCTGGCCCTACCTCTGCTCCTAATACTCTACTTTGAGATCTTGGTTTTCTAATGTGTCCGATTAAGATAATGAAAGTTATTTTGAATAGCCCAAGAGGAGAGCTCAGGATGCTGCCAGAAAACACTGAGGAAAGACTGGAGCCAACCCACCTGTTAGGGATATAGATGCTGAATCCTGCCGTGTCCACCAGCCTCCTCTCCTGCAGGCACAGGCTTAGCCAGGTGGACTTCACCAGCTGAGCGCCCTGGGGCAGCCGGGGCAGTCGAAGGAGGCGGAGGGCTCGCTCACAGTCCATGCCTTCATCCACCACAATGTGAGTGACGCCTGGGGCCTGGGCAGTGCATATCTGGCCACCGTGCTGGATAATCTGCTTCTCAAAGAGCTCTGCCCGGGCTCGCCCAATGCCACTGGGCACAACATGGGCCCGCAGGGAGCTCAGCCATTCTGTGTAAGGGACATCCAGATGCCTATTGTCAGATATGATAACTGTCATATATGTCATAACTGTCAGATATGATCCGAATGAACCTTTTACAGTCCTGTGCCCCCAAACAATCATTTTTCTTCCATCTAGACAGCCAGCCTTCTGGGGAATTCTGCCACAAACATACAGTTAATTTTCCCACGGACCATCACTTGATGTAAGGGGCAAGGATTTTGATATGTCCTGTTCCCTCATGTAATCTAGAACAGTGTCTAGCACATTGTAGGTATCCTATAtatcacttcatttatttattctttcaacaagtaTTAACAGACACCTACTATTAATAGACAGAGCAAGTGGCCTGTCAAAGACTGGGGCCCAAGCCTTGTGCAAGGGAGATACAAACCAACCTGTAGTCCGTGGGTGGGCAGAATCAGCTCTAATATCCGAGTCTAGACATGAGCAACATAGGAATCCTAAGGGTTCAAGTACATGAGGGTTCTGAGGGTGAGTCTGCTCACCTCCTGCTTCTCCATCTTCTTGCTTGGGAATCTTTGCAAGTGCTTTTGATGATGGATCAGCGTGAATTTTCTTCCGCTTGGGAAATGCCTTCAAGATGCCCCTGGGGTCCATTGAGGAATGGCCGGATCCTGGCCTTTAGGTTTTAGATTTGATCAGGGCAACTATCACGTGGAAACCCAGAACTGAGGTTACCCAACCCTTTGCCTATGGAGGTGGTGTCTCTAATGACCAGGGTTTGGGGGCAGTAGCCCAGTTCCTTGGGGTATCTCAAACCCAACTGAACTTTAGCAGTTTAGCCTAGCACTCACCAGCCTTTCAATGTCAGAGTACTGGGGAAAATAAAGGGAAGGATGGGACTATTAAGGAACTTGTGAGTGGTACAAAATGATATTCCTCGGAGGGGTTGCTCTAAAGATTCAGCGCAGTGTCTGCCCTGCTGCATCCCACTTTGAAAGGGCTCTACCAACAGGAGATGCTAGGCTAGGAAATGGAGCTACAGCTTTACTTGGGCTCCCAAGAGGATTGACGGACTGGGGGGAATCTGCATATAAACCCCACATGATCTTTCTCTACCCCATCACAGACCCGCATAGGAAACCCTGGGAGAGCAGGGTGTGAGGGAGGCGGGGGAACGCCCTACACCTGCCCTGGTCGCGGACCTCCCGTCACGGAGGTGCTCAGCCCCGCAGGTGCGGGGAGACAGGGCAAGGCAGCAGCAGGTGTGGGGCGCCTTCCGAGACTAGAGGAGTCGCGGCCTCACAGCT from Acinonyx jubatus isolate Ajub_Pintada_27869175 chromosome D2, VMU_Ajub_asm_v1.0, whole genome shotgun sequence includes these protein-coding regions:
- the POLL gene encoding DNA polymerase lambda; amino-acid sequence: MDPRGILKAFPKRKKIHADPSSKALAKIPKQEDGEAGEWLSSLRAHVVPSGIGRARAELFEKQIIQHGGQICTAQAPGVTHIVVDEGMDCERALRLLRLPRLPQGAQLVKSTWLSLCLQERRLVDTAGFSIYIPNRYPDQPHVSKADQDFSAPPGAHEALLRTALSPPSPPTRPVSPPQRAEEALSTQAQPGSDDETSDGEENQVSAADLEALISGHYPTPLEGDDEPSPAPEGLDKWVCAQPSSQKTTNHNPHITEKLEVLAKAYNVQGDKWRALGYAKAINALKSFHKPVTSYQEAFSIPGIGKRMAEKIVEILESGHLRKLDHISESVPVLELFSNIWGAGAKTAQMWYQQGFRTLEDIRSQASLTTQQTIGLKHYDDFLERIPREEAAEIEQTVRESAQAFTPGLLCVACGSYRRGKATCGDVDVLLTHPDGRSHQGVFNRLLDSLRQQGFLTDDLVSQEENGQQQKYLGVCQLPGPGRRHRRLDIIVVPYSEFACALLYFTGSAHFNRSMRALAKTKSMSLSEHALSTAVVRDSRGRKVGPGRVLPTPTEKDVFRLLGLPYREPAERDW